Proteins encoded by one window of Methanobacterium sp. CWC-01:
- a CDS encoding cation diffusion facilitator family transporter, with the protein MDLKAQANLKRGENVAKYSSLANIFLASLKGIVGVLSGSIALIADAVNSFSDIFASLAVYIGLRFSQRKPDQKFPYGYYKLETFSSLIVALIIIFSGIEIAIESFNSFLNPEPIGIPLISLSVAAISAMVNLMFSRYKEKVGREIKSQALISDGKHSLIDVLSSLIVFTGIFLAYLGYTSIQGVAGVFVAVLIIYMGLKLGKDAVLVLLDVGMDPEKIQTVHSLVKSIPGVEGIHDMKVRRSGPFVFAELHLETKKELPVEKAYELSEKVKVKVKEVITELDTLTVQIEPAKKDMVRFAIPLENNDGLLSTVSNHFGKASYFLIADVFKGNLKSFKIKVNPGRNLKRKKGIKSAEFLANESVDVLIAGEDVGEGPSYVLMEELIQKVDVEGDNLEDILNNAYNMVR; encoded by the coding sequence ATGGATTTAAAAGCTCAGGCCAATCTAAAAAGAGGAGAAAACGTTGCAAAGTATTCTAGCCTGGCTAATATTTTCCTAGCTTCCTTAAAAGGTATAGTTGGTGTTTTATCTGGCAGTATAGCTTTAATAGCCGACGCAGTCAATTCTTTTTCAGACATATTCGCTTCTCTAGCAGTCTACATTGGGCTCCGTTTTTCTCAACGAAAGCCCGACCAAAAGTTTCCGTATGGCTACTACAAATTAGAAACATTCTCTTCGCTTATAGTGGCTCTAATCATTATTTTTTCGGGGATTGAGATTGCCATCGAATCCTTCAACAGTTTCTTAAATCCAGAACCAATCGGAATACCCCTGATCAGTTTGTCAGTGGCAGCCATTTCCGCCATGGTAAACCTGATGTTCTCCCGGTATAAGGAAAAAGTAGGGAGGGAAATTAAATCACAAGCCCTGATAAGTGATGGAAAACATAGTTTAATCGATGTATTATCTTCATTAATCGTTTTTACAGGTATATTTTTGGCATATTTAGGTTATACTTCTATTCAGGGTGTTGCTGGGGTTTTTGTTGCCGTTCTCATCATTTATATGGGTCTGAAACTGGGAAAGGACGCCGTTCTGGTTCTGTTGGATGTGGGTATGGACCCTGAAAAAATCCAAACAGTCCATTCACTAGTAAAATCAATACCAGGAGTAGAGGGAATTCATGATATGAAAGTTCGAAGATCAGGGCCCTTCGTATTTGCAGAACTTCATCTGGAGACCAAAAAAGAGCTTCCCGTGGAGAAAGCTTATGAACTCTCCGAAAAGGTGAAGGTCAAGGTAAAAGAGGTTATAACCGAGTTGGACACCCTTACCGTACAGATAGAACCAGCAAAAAAGGATATGGTGCGTTTTGCAATCCCCCTAGAAAATAATGATGGCTTGCTGTCAACAGTATCTAATCACTTCGGTAAAGCATCTTATTTTTTAATAGCGGATGTTTTTAAAGGGAATTTAAAAAGTTTTAAAATAAAGGTTAATCCTGGAAGAAATCTGAAAAGAAAGAAAGGCATTAAATCCGCTGAATTTCTGGCCAACGAATCTGTGGATGTGCTCATCGCTGGTGAAGATGTGGGTGAAGGGCCCAGTTACGTGTTAATGGAAGAATTGATTCAAAAGGTGGAT